One Thermococcus kodakarensis KOD1 genomic window carries:
- a CDS encoding membrane protein produces MRGLKIFGLAFFGYLFLALYSNYLDEDLRAVVYQRGFEPSSVLLGFLVALVFFMAFAAGYLSGLQLPPSFLIALFLILSLHDFPNAFLIAFVAVIGYYLKIDVFEKFSTLALWISILGPIIFYLSMGIPLFQWGLRYKIVGPLVLFALLGAGGLTYSKFSTRAKTLFLLAYSVVYFLGTFRSLLLLGYIPYLLDYTLSRERKWHVVIFGSALLGMVLIMSGSISALLVRIGFTFLVFHNLVRISLPWGYFHGSVLFSEGPRALVSQLFGASTNYTYFFFGQAVADFGIFGLLEAFLLGLFLRESEREHETFVFVCSLMIYALDSGIDALILMFIIGALIFQDLRLTIIGTRTTPRTGSS; encoded by the coding sequence GTGAGGGGGTTAAAAATATTTGGCCTTGCTTTTTTTGGATATCTATTTCTTGCACTCTACTCCAATTATTTGGATGAAGACCTTCGCGCCGTTGTCTATCAGAGGGGCTTTGAGCCCTCATCCGTCTTGCTTGGTTTCTTAGTTGCCCTGGTTTTTTTTATGGCGTTTGCCGCGGGCTATCTTTCGGGACTTCAGCTTCCACCATCATTCCTCATTGCACTGTTTCTCATACTCTCCCTTCACGACTTCCCGAATGCATTTTTAATCGCATTTGTGGCCGTGATTGGATACTATCTCAAGATTGACGTCTTTGAAAAGTTCTCCACTTTGGCCCTCTGGATCTCAATTCTCGGCCCCATCATCTTTTACTTAAGCATGGGCATTCCCCTTTTCCAGTGGGGACTCAGGTACAAAATCGTTGGTCCCCTCGTCCTTTTCGCCCTATTGGGAGCAGGGGGGCTAACATACTCGAAGTTTTCCACCAGAGCAAAAACACTCTTTCTCTTGGCTTATTCTGTCGTATACTTTCTCGGGACTTTCCGCTCCCTGCTTCTCCTCGGATACATCCCGTATCTGCTGGACTACACTCTGAGTCGTGAAAGAAAATGGCATGTTGTAATTTTTGGCTCGGCACTCCTTGGAATGGTGCTCATCATGAGCGGGAGCATCTCTGCTCTGCTTGTAAGAATTGGATTTACGTTTCTGGTTTTCCATAACCTGGTTCGCATCTCCCTTCCCTGGGGTTATTTTCACGGCTCGGTTCTCTTCAGTGAAGGCCCCAGAGCCCTGGTCTCACAGCTCTTTGGCGCATCAACTAACTACACGTACTTCTTTTTCGGTCAAGCGGTGGCTGATTTTGGCATATTTGGTCTTCTTGAGGCGTTTCTCCTCGGCCTCTTCCTTAGAGAGAGCGAAAGGGAGCATGAAACCTTTGTCTTTGTCTGTTCCCTCATGATATATGCCCTCGATTCTGGAATAGATGCGCTCATCCTGATGTTTATCATTGGAGCGTTGATTTTCCAGGATTTGAGGCTGACCATTATCGGGACGAGGACCACACCCAGAACAGGTTCAAGCTGA